A window from gamma proteobacterium SS-5 encodes these proteins:
- a CDS encoding inositol monophosphatase, with product MQPMTNIAVRAARAAGKIQMQYFNRLDSLTVTKKGPNDFVSEVDRASEQEIIQVLRAAYPGHAILAEETGVQDGNDYQWVIDPLDGTTNYLHGFPQFAVSIACRHKAELISGVVYDPFKDEMFTADKGNGAYLNDRRLRVSNRKGLDGALIGTGFPFRDQTHLDTYSEMFKAMISETAGLRRPGSAALDFAYVAAGRLDGFWELGLSVWDFAAGALLIREAGGTVTDISGGDKHMQTGNVVAGSIKVHSEMVRLLRPFLHEGLRA from the coding sequence ATGCAACCCATGACCAACATCGCGGTTCGCGCCGCCCGCGCCGCCGGTAAGATACAGATGCAGTATTTTAACCGGCTTGACAGCCTCACCGTGACAAAAAAGGGGCCTAACGACTTCGTTTCCGAGGTGGATCGCGCCAGCGAGCAGGAGATCATCCAGGTCCTCAGGGCGGCCTACCCCGGTCACGCCATCCTCGCCGAGGAGACCGGCGTACAGGACGGCAACGACTACCAGTGGGTGATCGACCCGCTGGACGGCACCACCAATTACCTGCACGGCTTTCCCCAGTTCGCCGTCTCCATTGCCTGTCGCCACAAGGCTGAACTGATCAGCGGCGTGGTCTATGACCCCTTCAAGGATGAGATGTTCACCGCCGACAAGGGCAACGGTGCCTATCTGAACGACCGCCGCCTGCGCGTGAGCAACCGCAAGGGCCTGGACGGTGCCTTGATCGGCACCGGTTTTCCCTTCCGCGATCAGACCCACCTGGATACCTACAGCGAGATGTTCAAGGCCATGATCAGCGAGACCGCCGGCCTGCGCCGCCCCGGTTCCGCCGCCCTGGATTTTGCCTATGTGGCGGCTGGCCGCCTGGATGGCTTCTGGGAGCTGGGCCTGTCGGTGTGGGATTTCGCCGCCGGTGCCCTGCTGATACGCGAGGCCGGCGGTACGGTCACGGATATCTCCGGCGGCGACAAACACATGCAAACCGGCAATGTAGTCGCCGGCTCCATCAAGGTCCACAGCGAGATGGTGCGCCTGCTGCGGCCCTTCCTGCATGAGGGTTTACGCGCCTGA
- the iscU gene encoding Fe-S cluster assembly scaffold IscU yields the protein MAYSEKVLDHYENPRNVGNMDKDALNVGTGMVGAPACGDVMRLQIQVGENGLIEDAKFKTYGCGSAIASSSLLTEWVKGKTLDQAMEIKNSQIAEELALPPVKVHCSVLAEDAIRAAVSDYKQKQGQEGS from the coding sequence ATGGCATACAGTGAAAAGGTACTGGATCACTACGAAAATCCGCGTAACGTGGGCAACATGGACAAGGATGCCCTCAATGTCGGCACCGGCATGGTCGGTGCCCCTGCCTGCGGCGACGTCATGCGCCTGCAGATACAGGTAGGCGAGAACGGTCTGATCGAAGACGCCAAGTTCAAGACCTACGGCTGCGGCTCGGCCATCGCCTCCAGTTCCCTGCTCACCGAGTGGGTCAAGGGCAAGACCCTGGATCAGGCGATGGAGATCAAAAACTCGCAGATCGCCGAAGAACTGGCCCTGCCGCCGGTCAAGGTACACTGCTCGGTGCTGGCGGAAGACGCCATCCGCGCCGCAGTCAGCGACTACAAGCAGAAACAAGGTCAGGAAGGGTCCTGA
- the fdx gene encoding ISC system 2Fe-2S type ferredoxin → MPQIIILPHEELCPDGAVLDAESGETIIDAALRNDVHIEHACEMSCACTTCHVIVREGFDSLAESDETEDDLLDKAWGLEPESRLSCQAKVGKQDLVIEIPKYTINMVSESH, encoded by the coding sequence ATGCCCCAGATCATCATCCTGCCCCACGAAGAACTCTGCCCGGACGGGGCCGTGCTCGATGCCGAAAGCGGCGAAACCATCATCGACGCTGCCCTGCGTAACGATGTCCACATCGAACACGCCTGCGAGATGTCCTGCGCCTGTACCACCTGCCACGTCATAGTGCGCGAGGGCTTCGACTCCCTGGCCGAATCCGACGAGACCGAAGACGACCTGCTGGACAAGGCCTGGGGCCTGGAACCGGAATCCCGCCTCAGCTGTCAGGCCAAGGTGGGCAAGCAAGACCTAGTGATCGAGATTCCCAAATACACCATCAACATGGTGTCGGAAAGCCATTGA
- the cysE gene encoding serine O-acetyltransferase, protein MFSRLQEDIRCVFDRDPAARGRFEVLTTYPGLHALIAYRLAHRLWLGKWFWLARMLSHLTRWFTGIEIHPGAQIGRRLFIDHGMGVVIGETAVIGDDCTLYHGVTLGGTSWEKGKRHPTLGRDVVVGAGAKVLGPIEIGDGVRIGSNAVVVKAVPANATVVGVPGRLIQREAEGDDSHRKQIAEKMGFDAYGVTADAPDPVAHAINCMLDHIHVMDKRMQNMCNTLKAMGAYEDDLELPELKACEIHSTADEIQQLQEQKAEEETRLAST, encoded by the coding sequence ATGTTCAGTCGCTTGCAAGAAGACATCCGATGCGTGTTCGACCGCGACCCCGCCGCGCGCGGGCGGTTCGAGGTGCTGACCACCTATCCTGGCCTGCATGCCCTGATCGCCTATCGCCTGGCCCATCGCCTCTGGCTGGGCAAGTGGTTCTGGCTGGCGCGCATGCTTTCCCACCTGACTCGCTGGTTCACCGGCATAGAGATCCACCCCGGCGCCCAGATCGGTCGCCGCCTGTTCATCGACCACGGCATGGGCGTGGTGATCGGCGAGACGGCGGTGATCGGCGATGACTGCACCCTCTACCACGGCGTCACCCTCGGCGGCACCAGTTGGGAGAAGGGCAAGCGCCACCCCACCCTGGGCCGGGACGTGGTGGTGGGGGCCGGGGCCAAGGTGCTGGGGCCGATTGAGATCGGCGATGGCGTGCGTATCGGCTCCAACGCTGTGGTGGTCAAGGCGGTACCGGCCAATGCCACCGTGGTGGGCGTGCCCGGTCGGCTGATCCAGCGCGAAGCGGAGGGCGATGACAGCCACCGCAAGCAAATCGCAGAAAAGATGGGCTTCGATGCCTACGGCGTCACCGCCGATGCCCCCGATCCGGTGGCCCACGCCATCAACTGCATGCTGGATCATATCCATGTGATGGATAAGCGTATGCAGAACATGTGCAACACCCTCAAGGCCATGGGGGCCTACGAGGACGACCTGGAACTGCCGGAGCTGAAGGCCTGCGAGATTCACTCCACCGCCGACGAGATCCAGCAGTTGCAGGAGCAGAAGGCCGAAGAGGAGACGCGCCTGGCCAGCACCTGA
- the nadA gene encoding quinolinate synthase NadA, whose translation MNPLSLPRIQVPAHPQPSPLSGADKAALIERIKALLLEQRAVLVAHYYVDGDLQALAEATGGCVADSLEMARFGSAQQADTLVVCGVRFMGETAKILNPEKRVLMPDLAASCSLDDGCPADLFGGFCDQYPEHQVVVYANTSAAVKARADWMVTSSIALPVIRHLHQQGQKVLWAPDKHLGHYVQQLTGIDMVLWPGACVVHEEFKSVALERLRKLHPQAAVLVHPESPNEVVQQADVVGSTTQLIRAVHDLPNPEFIVATDEGIFWKMKQLAPDKQLIAAPTAGEGATCESCAHCPWMAMNDLEKLAHCLETGGPEIQVAEAIRARALVPIRRMLDFAASQG comes from the coding sequence ATGAACCCCTTGAGCCTACCCAGGATCCAGGTCCCGGCCCATCCCCAGCCCAGCCCCCTGAGCGGGGCGGACAAGGCCGCCCTGATCGAGCGCATCAAGGCCCTGCTGCTAGAGCAGCGGGCGGTGCTGGTGGCACATTACTATGTGGATGGCGACCTGCAGGCCTTGGCCGAGGCCACGGGCGGCTGCGTGGCCGACTCCCTGGAGATGGCCCGCTTTGGCAGCGCCCAACAGGCCGACACCCTGGTGGTCTGCGGGGTGCGCTTCATGGGCGAGACGGCGAAGATCCTCAACCCGGAAAAGCGCGTGCTCATGCCCGACCTGGCCGCCAGCTGCTCCCTGGACGATGGCTGCCCCGCCGATCTGTTCGGCGGTTTTTGTGACCAGTACCCCGAGCATCAGGTAGTCGTCTATGCCAACACCAGCGCCGCAGTCAAGGCCCGCGCCGATTGGATGGTCACCTCCAGCATCGCCCTGCCGGTGATCCGCCACCTGCATCAGCAGGGGCAAAAGGTGCTCTGGGCACCGGACAAGCACCTGGGCCACTATGTGCAACAGCTGACCGGCATCGACATGGTGCTCTGGCCTGGTGCCTGCGTGGTGCATGAGGAGTTCAAGTCCGTCGCCCTGGAGCGCCTGCGCAAGCTGCACCCCCAGGCCGCCGTGCTGGTACACCCGGAATCCCCGAACGAAGTGGTGCAGCAGGCCGACGTGGTCGGCTCCACCACCCAGCTGATTCGGGCCGTGCACGACCTGCCCAACCCGGAGTTCATCGTCGCCACCGATGAGGGCATCTTCTGGAAGATGAAACAGCTCGCGCCGGACAAACAGCTCATCGCCGCCCCCACCGCCGGAGAGGGCGCCACCTGCGAATCCTGCGCCCACTGCCCCTGGATGGCGATGAACGACCTGGAAAAACTGGCCCACTGCCTGGAAACCGGCGGCCCGGAGATCCAGGTGGCCGAGGCCATCCGCGCCCGCGCCCTGGTCCCCATCCGGCGCATGTTGGACTTCGCCGCCAGCCAAGGCTAA
- the hscB gene encoding Fe-S protein assembly co-chaperone HscB → MLDFGKNYFELFGLPQVYRLDQQALAERYRELQRVTHPDRHAAADDRQRRLAVQAAAQVNAAYETLKDPMLRARYLLALLGVEMAEQGESTQDGAFLMEQMEMREELEAAKAAADPYAVTADLASRIEQQTNSLIARMAMYFETASTEQLEQAREIVRKMQFLQKLAQEVDRVERELDEL, encoded by the coding sequence ATGCTGGATTTCGGCAAGAATTATTTTGAGCTGTTTGGCCTGCCCCAGGTCTATAGGCTGGATCAGCAGGCCCTGGCCGAGCGCTATCGGGAACTGCAGCGCGTCACCCACCCGGACCGCCACGCCGCTGCCGATGATCGGCAAAGACGCCTGGCGGTGCAGGCCGCAGCCCAGGTCAACGCCGCCTACGAGACCCTGAAAGACCCCATGCTGCGCGCCCGCTACCTGCTCGCCCTGCTCGGGGTGGAGATGGCCGAGCAGGGCGAAAGCACCCAGGACGGTGCCTTTTTGATGGAGCAGATGGAGATGCGCGAGGAACTGGAAGCCGCCAAGGCCGCTGCCGACCCCTACGCGGTCACCGCCGATCTTGCCAGTCGGATCGAACAGCAGACCAATAGCCTGATTGCGCGCATGGCCATGTACTTTGAAACGGCCAGTACCGAGCAACTGGAGCAGGCACGGGAGATCGTGCGCAAGATGCAGTTCCTGCAAAAACTCGCCCAGGAAGTGGACCGGGTCGAAAGGGAACTGGATGAATTGTGA
- a CDS encoding IscS subfamily cysteine desulfurase: protein MKLPIYLDYSATTPVDPRVAEKMCSYLTPDGRFGNPASRSHAFGWEADDAVKQARADVAALINADPREIVWTSGATESNNLAIKGAAHFYGKKGKHIVTCKTEHKAVLDTCRQLEREGFEVSYLDPEPNGLIDLDKFRAALRDDTILVSIMQVNNEIGVIQDIEAMGEITRERKIIFHVDGAQSAGKVAVDVDRLKVDLMSFSAHKCYGPKGIGALYVRRKPRVRLEAQMHGGGHERGMRSGTLPTHQIVGMGEAFRLARDEMEADNRRILALRNRLWDGLKDIDEVYLNGDMERRITGNLNVSFAFIEGESLIMAIKDLAVSSGSACTSASLEPSYVLRALGREDELAHSSIRFTLGRFTTEEEVDHAVAQIKSQVGRLRELSPLWEMFKEGIDLSQVNWQAH from the coding sequence ATGAAACTACCCATATATCTTGATTACTCAGCCACCACCCCGGTGGACCCCAGGGTGGCGGAAAAGATGTGCAGCTACCTCACCCCGGATGGCCGATTTGGCAACCCCGCCTCGCGCTCCCACGCCTTTGGCTGGGAGGCGGATGACGCGGTCAAGCAGGCCCGGGCCGATGTCGCCGCCCTGATCAACGCCGACCCGCGGGAGATCGTCTGGACCAGCGGTGCCACCGAATCCAACAACCTGGCGATCAAGGGCGCGGCCCACTTCTACGGCAAAAAGGGCAAGCATATAGTCACCTGCAAGACCGAGCACAAGGCGGTGCTGGACACCTGTCGCCAGCTGGAACGCGAGGGTTTTGAGGTCAGCTATCTCGACCCTGAACCCAATGGCTTGATCGACCTGGACAAATTCCGCGCCGCCCTGCGCGATGACACCATCCTGGTCAGCATCATGCAGGTCAACAACGAGATCGGCGTGATTCAGGATATCGAGGCCATGGGCGAGATCACCCGTGAGCGCAAGATCATCTTCCACGTTGACGGGGCCCAGTCGGCGGGCAAGGTAGCGGTCGATGTGGACCGGCTGAAGGTCGATCTGATGTCCTTCTCGGCGCACAAATGCTACGGCCCCAAGGGCATAGGCGCGCTCTATGTGCGGCGCAAGCCCAGGGTGCGGCTGGAGGCGCAGATGCATGGCGGCGGCCACGAGCGGGGTATGCGCTCGGGCACCCTGCCGACCCACCAGATCGTCGGCATGGGCGAGGCCTTCCGCCTGGCACGGGACGAGATGGAGGCCGACAACCGGCGCATCCTCGCCCTGCGCAACCGCCTGTGGGACGGCCTCAAGGATATCGATGAGGTCTATCTCAATGGCGACATGGAGCGGCGCATCACCGGCAATCTGAACGTCAGCTTCGCCTTTATCGAGGGCGAGAGCCTGATCATGGCGATCAAGGACCTGGCGGTTTCCTCCGGCAGTGCCTGCACCTCCGCCAGCCTGGAGCCCAGCTATGTATTGCGCGCCCTGGGGCGGGAGGACGAACTGGCGCACAGTTCCATTCGTTTCACCCTCGGCCGCTTCACTACCGAGGAGGAGGTGGATCACGCCGTTGCGCAAATCAAATCCCAGGTAGGCCGTCTGCGCGAGCTCTCGCCCCTGTGGGAGATGTTCAAGGAAGGCATCGACCTGAGTCAGGTAAACTGGCAGGCCCACTGA
- the iscA gene encoding iron-sulfur cluster assembly protein IscA produces the protein MAITLTEAAARHVSNYLEKRGKGIGLRLGVKTSGCSGLAYVLEFADQTEDEDLVFEDKGLKVVIDPKSLVYLDGTEVDFVREGLNEGFKFNNPNVQNQCGCGESFHV, from the coding sequence ATGGCGATTACCCTCACCGAAGCGGCCGCCCGGCACGTCAGTAACTACCTGGAAAAACGCGGCAAGGGCATAGGCCTGCGCCTGGGGGTGAAGACCTCCGGCTGCTCCGGCCTGGCCTATGTGCTTGAGTTTGCCGATCAGACCGAGGATGAGGACCTGGTGTTCGAAGACAAGGGCCTCAAGGTGGTCATAGACCCCAAGAGCCTGGTCTATCTGGACGGCACCGAGGTGGACTTTGTCCGCGAGGGCCTCAACGAAGGCTTCAAATTCAACAACCCCAATGTGCAGAACCAGTGTGGCTGTGGCGAGAGCTTTCATGTCTGA
- the trmJ gene encoding tRNA (cytosine(32)/uridine(32)-2'-O)-methyltransferase TrmJ, which yields MLDPIRIVLVETSHPGNIGAVARAMKNMCLSRLYLVRPKVFPSAEASARASGADDLLATAVQCDDLPQALRDCRLVVGASARLRAVHWPQFDPRACAAQVLSEAREGPVALVFGRESSGLSNDELALCHYLVHIPSNPDYSSLNLAMAVQVISYELNMATRQRPASPDQEGAMQPADSLAMERFHRHLAQALVEVGFSDPKQQEKLLLRLRRLFARARPEQDELNILHGILSACQGRKSMRRP from the coding sequence ATGCTTGACCCGATTCGCATCGTGCTGGTGGAGACCAGCCATCCCGGTAACATAGGTGCCGTTGCCCGGGCGATGAAGAACATGTGCCTGTCGCGGCTCTATCTGGTGCGGCCCAAGGTCTTCCCCAGCGCCGAGGCCAGCGCCCGCGCCTCGGGTGCCGATGACCTGCTGGCCACGGCCGTGCAGTGCGACGATCTGCCGCAGGCGCTGCGCGATTGCCGTCTGGTGGTGGGGGCCAGCGCCCGTCTGCGCGCCGTACACTGGCCCCAGTTCGATCCCCGTGCCTGCGCCGCCCAGGTGCTGAGCGAGGCCCGCGAAGGGCCGGTGGCCCTGGTGTTTGGCCGGGAAAGCTCCGGCCTGAGCAATGACGAGCTGGCCCTGTGCCACTATCTGGTACACATCCCTTCCAACCCGGATTACAGCAGCCTGAACCTGGCCATGGCGGTGCAGGTGATCAGCTACGAGCTGAACATGGCAACGCGGCAACGGCCAGCGTCCCCCGATCAGGAGGGAGCCATGCAGCCGGCCGACAGCCTGGCCATGGAGCGGTTTCATCGGCACCTGGCTCAGGCCCTGGTGGAGGTCGGCTTCAGCGACCCAAAACAGCAGGAGAAGCTCTTGCTGCGCCTGCGCCGCCTGTTCGCCCGCGCCCGGCCGGAGCAGGATGAGCTGAACATCCTGCACGGCATCCTCAGCGCCTGCCAGGGGCGCAAATCCATGCGCCGACCATAG
- the iscX gene encoding Fe-S cluster assembly protein IscX, whose product MKWTHSLEIALALDEARPEVDPRRINFVDLREWVLELDEFDDDPDRSGEKILEAIQMAWIEEKDEE is encoded by the coding sequence ATGAAATGGACCCATAGTCTGGAAATCGCCCTGGCCCTGGACGAGGCACGCCCCGAGGTGGACCCGCGCCGGATCAACTTCGTCGATCTACGCGAATGGGTGCTGGAGCTGGACGAATTCGACGACGACCCCGACCGCTCCGGCGAGAAGATCCTGGAGGCGATACAAATGGCCTGGATTGAAGAGAAAGACGAGGAATGA
- a CDS encoding dynamin family protein: MATSSALIESRLQHLERHLEQENPVLLKAVQSFRELDAIAYRMGLLKRDDSYTSHIPWWPLIAVLGTFSSGKSTFINDYLGEKLQRSGNQAVDDKFTVICYNHERTNNALPGVALDSDPRFPFYQISGEIDKVELGEGDRIDAYLQLKACPSQQLRGKILIDSPGFDADAQRTSTLRITDHIIDLSDLVLVFFDARHPEPGAMRDTLEHLVSDTIRRSDSGKFLYILNQIDTTAREDNPEDVIAAWQRALGERGLTAGRFFTIYNEAASVPIEEEALRNRFRGKRDADLSEIHGRMQQVEIERAYRIIAALEKMARDIEEKAVPALTQALAQWRKRTLISDALVFGLLGAAAVSLGLKQDYLNNPPLWTQDPGLLYAAGLGLLLLLIGIHFGVRTLTAKSLNPQLRKANEGLEYRGDLVNAFAQCRRYWRSIFALNPAGWGRRTRKRLYRVIHQTDEYIQTLNDRFTNPSGDESPDQQMQKILNKNSDS, from the coding sequence ATGGCCACCTCCAGCGCGCTGATCGAAAGCCGTTTGCAGCATCTCGAACGTCATCTGGAACAAGAAAACCCGGTCCTGCTGAAGGCCGTACAGAGCTTTCGCGAGCTGGACGCCATCGCCTACCGCATGGGCCTGCTCAAGCGGGACGATTCCTACACCTCGCACATCCCCTGGTGGCCCTTGATCGCCGTACTGGGTACCTTTTCCTCGGGCAAGTCCACCTTCATCAACGACTATCTGGGCGAGAAGCTCCAGCGTAGCGGCAATCAGGCAGTGGACGACAAGTTTACCGTCATCTGCTACAACCACGAGCGCACCAACAACGCCCTGCCCGGCGTGGCCCTGGACTCGGACCCACGCTTCCCCTTCTACCAGATCAGCGGCGAGATCGATAAGGTGGAACTGGGCGAGGGGGATCGTATCGACGCCTATCTGCAACTCAAGGCCTGCCCCAGCCAGCAGCTGCGCGGCAAGATCCTGATCGACTCCCCCGGTTTCGACGCCGATGCCCAGCGCACCTCCACCCTGCGCATCACCGACCACATCATCGATCTGTCCGACCTGGTGCTGGTGTTCTTCGACGCCCGCCACCCGGAACCCGGCGCCATGCGCGACACCCTGGAACACCTGGTCTCAGACACCATAAGGCGCAGTGATTCCGGCAAATTTCTCTACATCCTCAACCAGATAGACACCACCGCACGGGAAGACAACCCGGAAGACGTGATCGCCGCCTGGCAGCGCGCCCTGGGCGAGCGCGGCCTCACCGCCGGGCGCTTCTTCACCATCTACAACGAGGCCGCTTCGGTACCGATCGAGGAAGAGGCCCTGCGCAACCGCTTTCGGGGCAAGCGCGACGCCGACCTGAGCGAGATCCACGGCCGCATGCAGCAGGTGGAGATCGAGCGCGCCTACCGCATCATCGCCGCCCTGGAGAAGATGGCGCGGGACATCGAAGAAAAGGCGGTACCGGCCCTCACTCAGGCCCTGGCTCAGTGGCGCAAGCGCACCCTGATCAGCGATGCCCTGGTGTTCGGCCTGCTCGGTGCCGCTGCGGTGAGCCTGGGCCTGAAGCAGGACTATCTGAACAACCCGCCACTCTGGACCCAGGACCCAGGTCTGCTCTATGCCGCCGGTCTGGGCCTGCTGCTGCTGCTCATCGGCATCCACTTCGGGGTCAGGACCCTGACCGCCAAGAGCCTCAACCCCCAGCTGCGCAAGGCCAACGAGGGGCTGGAATACCGGGGCGACCTGGTCAATGCCTTCGCCCAATGCCGTCGCTATTGGCGCAGTATCTTCGCCCTCAACCCGGCCGGCTGGGGCCGACGCACGCGCAAGCGGCTGTATCGGGTGATCCACCAGACCGATGAGTACATCCAGACCCTGAATGACCGTTTCACCAACCCCTCGGGAGACGAGAGCCCGGATCAGCAAATGCAAAAGATCCTGAACAAAAACAGCGATTCATGA
- the iscR gene encoding Fe-S cluster assembly transcriptional regulator IscR, which translates to MRLTTKGRYAVTAMLDLALHHGQGPITLADIAQRQGISLSYLEQLFSRLRKRSLVSSVRGPGGGYSLGREASSIFVAEVIGAVDENIDTTRCGGEGNCQEDGRCLTHELWHDLSGRIYEYLNGISLQDLMNRSAVQEIADRQRCRSANEKRVELQLRNVIAAS; encoded by the coding sequence GTGAGGCTGACAACTAAAGGGCGTTATGCGGTAACGGCAATGCTTGATCTGGCCCTGCATCACGGCCAGGGGCCGATTACCCTGGCCGACATTGCCCAGCGCCAGGGCATCTCGCTGTCCTATCTGGAGCAGCTTTTCTCCCGCCTGCGCAAGCGTTCACTGGTATCCAGCGTGCGCGGGCCGGGCGGCGGCTACAGCCTGGGGCGCGAAGCCTCCAGCATCTTCGTCGCCGAGGTCATAGGCGCGGTGGATGAAAACATAGACACCACCCGCTGTGGCGGCGAGGGCAACTGCCAGGAGGACGGTCGCTGCCTGACCCACGAACTCTGGCACGACCTCAGTGGCCGTATCTACGAATACCTCAACGGCATCAGCCTGCAAGACCTGATGAACCGCAGCGCGGTGCAGGAGATCGCCGATAGGCAGCGCTGCCGCTCGGCCAATGAAAAACGGGTTGAACTGCAATTGCGTAACGTCATTGCCGCCTCCTGA
- the hscA gene encoding Fe-S protein assembly chaperone HscA has protein sequence MALLQIAEPGQSMAPHQHKLAAGIDLGTTNSLVASVRSGEAATLADAQGRHLLPSVVHYAADGLRLGEEAKALALADPLNTIASIKRLMGRAVTDLKTLGDALPHDFDLSGRVPRIRTPRGAVTAVEVSAEILRVLAQRAEETLGGPLTGVVVTVPAYFDDAQRQATKDAARLAGLNVFRLLNEPTAAAIAYGLDRGSEGVHAVYDLGGGTFDISILRLNRGVFEVMATGGDSALGGDDFDHALAQWIMAQAGLGRELDAAMQRQLIRLANQAKEQLSGQDSVDIQFQLPSGEPWQGQLSREQFNQIIDPLISKTLAACRRALRDAGVGVNQVEEVVMVGGSTRVPRVRERVGELFQTEPLVDIDPDRVVAIGAAIQADVLAGNKPDGEMLLLDVLPLSLGIETMGGLVERIIARNTTIPVARAQEFTTFKDGQTALAVHVVQGERDLVSDCRSLARFELRGIPPMVAGAARIRVTFEVDADGLLQVTAREETSGVAASVEVKPSYGLTDSEIEGMLKDSISHAEQDMAARRLREEQVEAERVVEALNAALRQDGESLLNAAEREQVQAALQGLVRQLSSQDYQGIKQAREALERDCEFYVERRMNSSVRQAMAGQRLEDFEH, from the coding sequence ATGGCATTGTTACAGATTGCGGAGCCTGGCCAGTCCATGGCACCGCATCAGCATAAACTGGCTGCGGGTATCGACCTGGGCACCACCAACTCACTGGTCGCCTCGGTGCGCAGCGGCGAGGCGGCGACCCTGGCCGATGCCCAGGGCCGACACCTGCTGCCCTCGGTGGTGCACTATGCCGCCGATGGCCTGCGGCTGGGTGAGGAGGCCAAGGCCCTGGCCCTGGCCGACCCGCTCAACACCATTGCCTCGATCAAGCGCCTGATGGGGCGGGCGGTGACTGACCTCAAGACCCTCGGCGATGCCCTGCCGCACGATTTTGACCTCAGCGGCAGGGTGCCGCGCATCCGTACCCCGCGCGGCGCGGTCACGGCGGTGGAGGTGTCGGCGGAGATCCTGCGGGTACTCGCCCAGCGCGCGGAAGAAACCCTCGGCGGGCCGCTCACCGGCGTGGTGGTGACGGTGCCGGCCTATTTTGACGATGCCCAGCGTCAGGCCACCAAGGATGCCGCACGGCTGGCCGGTCTCAATGTCTTTCGCCTGCTCAACGAGCCCACTGCGGCGGCCATTGCCTATGGCCTGGATCGTGGCTCGGAGGGGGTACACGCGGTCTATGACCTGGGCGGCGGCACCTTTGACATCTCCATCCTGCGCCTCAATCGCGGCGTGTTCGAGGTCATGGCCACCGGCGGTGACTCGGCCCTGGGCGGGGACGACTTCGACCACGCCCTGGCGCAGTGGATCATGGCCCAGGCCGGCCTGGGGCGCGAGCTGGACGCGGCCATGCAGCGCCAGCTCATCCGCCTGGCCAATCAGGCCAAGGAACAGCTCAGTGGGCAAGATAGCGTGGATATCCAGTTTCAGCTGCCCTCCGGCGAGCCCTGGCAGGGCCAGCTCAGCCGGGAGCAATTCAATCAAATCATTGACCCTCTGATCAGCAAGACCCTGGCCGCCTGTCGCCGGGCCCTGCGTGATGCCGGGGTAGGGGTAAACCAAGTGGAAGAAGTGGTCATGGTCGGCGGATCGACCCGGGTACCCAGGGTGCGTGAGCGCGTCGGCGAGCTGTTTCAGACCGAGCCCCTGGTGGATATAGACCCGGACCGGGTGGTGGCCATAGGCGCGGCGATCCAGGCCGATGTGCTGGCCGGTAACAAGCCCGATGGCGAGATGCTGCTGTTGGATGTGCTGCCCCTGTCGCTGGGCATAGAGACCATGGGCGGCCTGGTGGAGCGCATCATCGCCCGCAATACCACTATCCCCGTGGCCCGTGCCCAGGAATTCACCACCTTCAAGGACGGCCAGACCGCCCTGGCGGTGCATGTGGTCCAGGGCGAGCGGGATCTGGTCAGCGACTGCCGCTCCCTGGCCCGCTTCGAGCTGCGCGGCATCCCGCCCATGGTGGCGGGTGCTGCGCGTATCCGCGTCACCTTCGAGGTGGACGCCGACGGCCTGCTCCAGGTCACCGCCCGGGAAGAGACCAGCGGCGTCGCCGCCAGTGTCGAGGTCAAGCCCTCCTACGGCCTGACCGACAGCGAGATCGAGGGCATGCTCAAGGACTCCATCAGCCACGCCGAGCAGGACATGGCCGCCCGCCGCCTGCGCGAAGAGCAGGTAGAGGCCGAGCGGGTGGTCGAGGCGCTGAACGCCGCCCTGCGCCAGGATGGCGAGAGCCTGCTCAACGCCGCCGAGCGCGAGCAGGTGCAGGCCGCCCTGCAGGGCCTGGTGCGGCAGCTGAGCAGTCAGGACTACCAAGGCATCAAGCAGGCCCGCGAGGCCCTGGAGCGTGACTGTGAGTTCTACGTCGAGCGGCGCATGAACAGCAGCGTGCGCCAGGCCATGGCCGGCCAGCGGCTGGAAGATTTTGAACACTAG